From the genome of Terriglobia bacterium:
GCTGGGCGACCAAGCAATATCTCGGGCGGACCGGCGTCATGCCGATGCTGGAGCTGTGCCTCGGAGCGTATTTTGTTCTTGTCATCTTTTACGCATTCGAGAACCGGAATTATCCGACGATCCCGTTCCTGATGCTTTTCGTGGTGGGCTTCACTTACATGGGCGCGATGTCCATTCTCCACGTTACACTTCATCGATGGCTAAGAGGTCTGTAGGGGCGGTCTATCGATCTGTGAACGAAATAGCGCCGGCGGCGCATGGGACTGTAGTCCCGGCCGATCGGCCGGGGCTACAGTCCGACGGTCTCTACGGGCCTGATCGCCCACGGTTCGTGCCTTCAGCATTCCTCTTTCTTTGCGTTTGCATTTTCACGATTGTCACCGCCTTTGCGATTGAAAAGGAGCCCCTTCAGGAATACCACGCGCGCCGCGAGCGGCTCGCGCAGAGAATCAAAGGCAATGCGGTCGTGCTCCGCGCCGCTCCCGACGAGGAACTGGTCAAATATCAGCCGGAGCGAAACTTCTACTACCTGACCGGTTTCGATGAGCCGAACGCGATCCTGCTTCTCGACGCCGCGGCGAATCCTCCACAGGAGTACCTTTTTCTGCCGGATCGCAAACCCGCCGAAGAACGCTGGACCGGAGCAAAACTCGGCCCGGGTCCCGAAGCGGAAAAAGCCACCGGCTTCGCGAAGGTGCTTTCGACGTCGGAATTCGAATCAACCCTAAAGAAGGTTTCCGAACACGCGAAGTCTGTTTACGGCCTGAAAGAGGTGGAGGACGACATCGCGTGGCTCCGGCAGGTTAAATCTCAGAGCGAAATCGCGCTTCTGGTCAAAGCGATCGATATCACCATGAAGGCAGAGCAAGCCGCGGCGAACACCATCGCTCCGGGCGTGATGGAATACGAAGTCGAAGCCGCCTTGGAATATGTCTTCCGGAAGAACGGTGCCGAAGGCCCGGGCTTTCCCTCAATTGTCGGATCGGGCCCGTACTCGACGGTTCTTCACTACGACAAAAG
Proteins encoded in this window:
- a CDS encoding Xaa-Pro peptidase family protein, coding for MAKRSVGAVYRSVNEIAPAAHGTVVPADRPGLQSDGLYGPDRPRFVPSAFLFLCVCIFTIVTAFAIEKEPLQEYHARRERLAQRIKGNAVVLRAAPDEELVKYQPERNFYYLTGFDEPNAILLLDAAANPPQEYLFLPDRKPAEERWTGAKLGPGPEAEKATGFAKVLSTSEFESTLKKVSEHAKSVYGLKEVEDDIAWLRQVKSQSEIALLVKAIDITMKAEQAAANTIAPGVMEYEVEAALEYVFRKNGAEGPGFPSIVGSGPYSTVLHYDKSERRMQSGDVVVVDIGAQYGGYSADVTRTWPVSGKFTPRQREIYQIVLDAQKSAIAKVKPGARISDLHQAAMGYIRSKGYDKYFIHGTSHHIGLEVHDVGDTSRPFEPNMVVTVEPGIYIPEEQLGVRIEDDVLVTPSGYRVLSDFPKEPGEIEALLQKSK